Within the Candidatus Reidiella endopervernicosa genome, the region ACGGCCACAACTGGAAGGTTGAGGTCGAGGTGGTTGCGCATGCATTGGACAGTGTCGGGATGGGAATCGATTTCAAGGTGATCAAGCGTGCCGCCGCTGAAGTCGGCGATCGTCTTGATCACCACTATCTCAACGAGGTCGAACCGTTCGATCGTATCAACCCTACGGCCGAGAATCTTGCGGCCTACTTCTTTCAGGAATTAGCAACCCTGATCAACGACGATCGCGTCAAGATCAGCGCAGTAACCCTGTGGGAAACTGACCGCGCCAGTGTGCGCTACACAGAGGATTAGTATTGATGAACCAGAGTGCAAAGCCGATCGCTGACGTACAGAACAGCGCAGATACCCGCCAGATTGCGATCAATAAGGTCGGCATCAAGGACATTCGCCACCCTATTCGGGTCAAGGACCGCTCTGAAGGCGATCAGCACACCATCGCCAACTTCAACATGTATGTGAACCTGCCCCATAACTTCAAGGGCACCCACATGTCACGCTTCGTTGAGATTCTCAACCATCAGGATCGTGAGATCAGCGTGGAGTCGTTCGAGACGATGTTAAGCGAGATGGTTGAGCTACTAGAGGCGGGTTCTGGTCACATCGAGATGAACTTCCCCTACTTCATCAACAAGACCGCGCCTATCTCCGGTGTACAGAGCCTGCTCGATTACGATGTCACCCTGATCGGTGAGATTCACGACGGCAAGATCGACACCAACATCAAGGTTGTTGTGCCGGTCACCAGCCTCTGCCCCTGTTCGAAGAAGATCTCTGAGCGCGGCGCCCACAATCAGCGCTCACACGTCACCGTCAATGTGCGTACTAGTCAGTTCATGTGGATCGAAGAGGTGATCGAGCTGGTCGAGCAGGAGGCCTCCTGCGAGCTGTTTGGTCTACTGAAACGCCCTGATGAGAAGTTTGTTACCGAGCGTGCCTACGACAACCCAAAGTTCGTCGAGGATATGGTCCGTGATGTGGCGGCCCGTCTGAATGCCGATGAGCGCATCAACTACTATGTGGTCGAGTCGGAGAACTTCGAGTCGATCCACAACCACTCCGCCTACGCACTGATCGAACGCGATAAGGCTGCAGACCCCGTATAAGCAAGACTCCTTAGTCTGCTCAGCGCGAATTAGAAGCGCTTGCGCAGCTTCATCATGCCGTTCTCGTTTACCACGGTTAGCTGCCCCAGAAACGACATTCCCAACAGTGCCTCCGTAGGAAAGTCCCCCTCAAGCACCATCGCGTCGACATCATTCAACTCGATAGCCCCTACCTTCACACTACTCAATTTAAGGTGGTAAGCCCGTTCGATGCCTGAAGCGGTACTAACGCGCGCCTCGGTACCGTGCAGCCTGAAATCGATTCCCAGACGTCGTGCGTCGTTTGCATTCAGCGCCACGGCTGAAGCTCCAGTATCGGCGAGAAAGTCGACCATCTGACCATTAATACTGCCAGTGGTGCGGTACATACCGGCGTTATCGATGGCAATAATCACCTCACTCGGTACGGCCGAGGCATAGTTGGCTCCGACCTCGTTTCCAAGCGGCAAACGGCTCTCTTTTCCATCAATCTCGACCACCGCAAACTGACTATCCGCCGAGATCAGGCGCACACCCTCTGGGGACTCACTACCGACAGAGAGCACTCTTCGCTTACCATCGATCTTCATCACCGCTTTATTCTTGAACAGCCCCATTACCTGCAGCTTCTCGACGGCTATCGCCGGTGCAGTTAGAGAGGCCAGCAAAACAGCTATTCCTATCACTCTAAACACTCTACATCTCCTTTGTGCCATTGCCATTCATTATGGTGTCATCATCGCTATTGCGCCATCTTGCCGGTCAAACACTCTGACAGGTAGAGTATCGAAAAGTTGAATTGGAGTTTAGATATGACGCACCAGACGATTAGCATCACCACACCCGCCCACCAGTCGATGGTCGAAATCACCCGTGAGGTAAATGCCAATATATCAAAGCTGGGTGTTGATGATGGCGT harbors:
- a CDS encoding retropepsin-like aspartic protease family protein, producing the protein MFRVIGIAVLLASLTAPAIAVEKLQVMGLFKNKAVMKIDGKRRVLSVGSESPEGVRLISADSQFAVVEIDGKESRLPLGNEVGANYASAVPSEVIIAIDNAGMYRTTGSINGQMVDFLADTGASAVALNANDARRLGIDFRLHGTEARVSTASGIERAYHLKLSSVKVGAIELNDVDAMVLEGDFPTEALLGMSFLGQLTVVNENGMMKLRKRF
- the folE2 gene encoding GTP cyclohydrolase FolE2 → MNQSAKPIADVQNSADTRQIAINKVGIKDIRHPIRVKDRSEGDQHTIANFNMYVNLPHNFKGTHMSRFVEILNHQDREISVESFETMLSEMVELLEAGSGHIEMNFPYFINKTAPISGVQSLLDYDVTLIGEIHDGKIDTNIKVVVPVTSLCPCSKKISERGAHNQRSHVTVNVRTSQFMWIEEVIELVEQEASCELFGLLKRPDEKFVTERAYDNPKFVEDMVRDVAARLNADERINYYVVESENFESIHNHSAYALIERDKAADPV
- the queD gene encoding 6-carboxytetrahydropterin synthase QueD, with the translated sequence MTPRYTLKVLTEFASAHSLRDYPGDCRRLHGHNWKVEVEVVAHALDSVGMGIDFKVIKRAAAEVGDRLDHHYLNEVEPFDRINPTAENLAAYFFQELATLINDDRVKISAVTLWETDRASVRYTED